One segment of Mugil cephalus isolate CIBA_MC_2020 chromosome 14, CIBA_Mcephalus_1.1, whole genome shotgun sequence DNA contains the following:
- the stmn1a gene encoding stathmin 1a yields the protein MAEAEDIQVKELDKRASGQAFEVILAAPAPDAKSEFPLSPPKKKDVSLEEIQRKLDAAEERRKNHEAEVLKHLAEKREHEKEVQQKAMEENNNFSKMAEEKLNQKMEANKENRTAIMAAMNEKFKEKDKKLEEVRKNKETKDPNSEEGASED from the exons ATGGCAGAAGCTGAAG ATATCCAGGTCAAGGAGCTTGACAAGCGAGCTTCTGGCCAGGCCTTCGAGGTCATCCTGGCGGCTCCTGCCCCTGATGCCAAGAGTGAGTTCCCCCTGTCTCCTCCCAAAAAGAAGGATGTCTCACTGGAGGAGATTCAGAGGAAGCTGGATGCTGCAGAGGAGAGGCGCAAG aaCCATGAAGCCGAGGTTCTGAAGCACTTAGCTGAGAAGCGTGAGCATGAAAAGGAAGTGCAACAGAAAGCTATGGAGGAGAACAACAACTTCAGCAAGATGGCAGAGGAGAAGCTCAATCAGAAGATGGAAGCCAACAAAGAGAACCGCACAGCAATCATGGCAGCGATGAATGAGAAGTTCAAGGAGAAG GACAAGAAGTTGGAAGAGGTCCGGAAGAACAAGGAAACCAAAGACCCCAACTCGGAAGAAGGCGCTTCGGAAGACTGA